AGAGGAATTCTTGATCAATGCTCTTAACAAGGAATTTCCTGATCACAAgtgagtaaaataaaaataaagaattagaGTTATATGGATAATGTTTTATCAAAGCTTTCTCGATAACGCAGATTCATCGCGGAAGAAACAATTGGCCTATCAATATTGCCAGAATTGACTGATTCACCAACATGGTTAATCGATCCGATCGACGGTACAGTTAATTTCGTACACTCTTTTTCACAATACTGCATTTCGGTTGGTTTAGCGATATGTAAGGAAATAGTCCTAGGAATAATTTACAATCCTATTAATTGCGAACTATATACGGCAAAAAAAGGCCAAGGTGCATTTCTAAATGAAAAACCTATTCGAGTGTCCAAAGTAACAGGTAAATTATTACCATCacacacttttctttttctcttttttaaataatccttttaaataattctttaatttttctttttttttttttgttttctttttttaaattaaatatattttctctctatgtatTCTTATTTTGATTTAGAATTGAAGAAGAGTTTATTGGCGTTTGAAGTGGGGAGTTTGCGAATGTACAAAAACCGTGACATCGCTTTGGGTAGATTCTTGGCTTTATTCGAAGCATCCCAAGCGTGagttaaagtaataataatcggtaaaaattaaaaatcagcatatctaataaaaacgatttaaaaatctttatcgGTCATTTTTTTAGTATCAGAAACGTAGGCTCGGCTGCGTTATCGATGGCATATGTGGCTAAAGGCGTAATCGATTGCTTTCAAATGGATGGTCTTCAACCTTGGGACGTGGCAGCAGGAATGATTATAGTTAGTGAAGCCGGTGGTACCTTACTAGATTCGAAAGGTACAACAGCGAGTCAAGATATTCAATATTTGTCGTtgacttttttccttttacttttttatttctccttcctttcttttttttttctttttactaaaGATTTTTACATTCACCTTAGGTGGACCTTTCAATCTAATGAAACCAAATACAGTAGTCGCGTCTACAACGCAATTGGCTTGCGAGATGACGAAATTGATCGTTGATACCGATTTGAAAACCCAAAGAAAAAGACTTCGACGAACTTGATCGTATTTTTTACTATCatgtataatattgtataaattaagatataatgaaataattctcCTATTTCTAAACATGTAAACGTTCGATTATTAGTTTCGTACATCATAATAATACGTGAAAAAAccgataaaagaataaaaaacaataaataaataattaaataaagaatggTCGAAGATGAAGAATGAGTTAActgatgaaggaaaaaaaagtgacaacaaaaaaaaatctcgatGTGAAATCGTCTCACGTGACAGGTCACGAGGTACAATTagatatgaaatttattctacGTGAACGGTATTacgtaaattttaattacattgaaTCAAGATAGAATCAATTTGtccttttctatatttaattcttCAATTAGCTTGATAAACATTTCATAGGCTTATGTTGCATTTCGTTTTAAATACACGACAATCTTAAAGTGTCAttggtaaaattatttaaggcTACTCACATGAACcgaatgtaattaaaattatcgttgcGCGTCAACAATGTTATCTTGTTATAACAAACACAATTAAGTctactatattattactattattaaaaaatatacatttgcaTGAGATCATTTTGATGCAACATCGAGATGAgataaaatcaaagataaGATCATTCAGcatgaaattagaaaaattatgtttaatcaatgtatcgtcatcatcatctcgAATCTTACTTTTATACCCACTCCAAGAGAATCATTAGTAAGAAGCATAAGAAACAGAACATTGTAACGAAGACAGTCTACCTTGAAGCTTTTTCATAAGCCGATCGTAAACGAGTTATTCTACATTACGTTAAGATTGAAAAGATTCAACTAGAAAATGGCACGACAAGTCGAAGATGAATATTACGAAGTAGCATTGAATCTCATTCAGGAATGTGCAAAGGTAAGTTTCAATGAACAAaatttaaaactttgataaggatattaaaaaatacttttgaaGTATCGATCAAACTCATCaatctataaaatatcttatctCCAATTATTGTCATGAATAAACAATTACTTGTTGTTACGTTGTTCAAAAAGATTCTGAAAGATGCCATTAACGGTTCTAAAAGCATAAATAAAAAGCTAGGCGATTGGGATCTCGTAACTGAATATGACAAAAAGATAGAGGACATTATTATTGGTAAATTGAAGAATTTATATCCAAGCCATAggtaaatgaattaataataattatcaagcaATACCATTAactaattaacaaattatcaTAAATGATTACTCATATCTTATGTCTTAGATTTATTGCAGAGGAATCAACCGGACAGATATTACCTGAATTGACTAATGATCCTACCTGGATCATTGATCCCATTGACGGTACACTTAATTTTATACACGGATTCCCTCATACATGCGTCGTTATTGGATTAGCCGTTAAAAAGGAAATGGTATTGGGTATAGTTTACAATCCAATCCACGAACAATTATTTACAGCTCGTAAGGATAAAGGAGCGTTTTTAAATGGAAAACGTATTAAAGTATCGAAAATTCAaggtgagaaaaataaatgaaagaaagagagagagaaaatatttgagaCAATACGTGTTTCCTAAAGAAgagatttttaagaaataaattttatcttgtCAGACATATCGAAAGCTTTGATCTGCATAGAATCTGGTTTCATAAAGATTGAtcatatgagagagaaaactgtCGAAAGAATTCAAGCTATTGCACGGGTAGCACAAGGGtaagataaataaacgaattataacacacacgcgcgcgcacacacacatacaaacactggtatgtttaaacaaattcatattaataataataataataataataataataataataataataataataataataataataataataataataataataataataacaataataataataataattaaaaaaaaatacttgatCTTATccgatagatattattgtttcgagagaaaaaaataaaaagaaaaataaaaaaaataaagttaaaataattaattaaaaaataatgaaaaaaaaatttacccATTTTCCAAACGACCGAATATTTCTACAACGTTGACCTTGCCTGATATTCCGATCTACTTCTTTAAAGTGTTCGCACTCTTGGTGTGGCGGCTTTAACGCTCTGTTATGTCGCTTTGGGGATAGTGGAAGGTTATTACATCGAAGGTCCTGGAATTTCCACTTGGGATATCGCGGCAGCATCCTTGATTATCACCGAAGCAGGTGGTATAGTAGTTGATCGCGTAACAGGTAATCTACGTCTTTTTAAAgttttaaatttacataaaaccgttcgatatttaataatggAAAGTTTTAAAACCAGCACTTTAATTCCTCAAGAAAAcgattatttaagaaaattaataataataataataatgataataataataataatgataataataataataataatttaaaacttATATACAGGTGAGAAGATCGATATTATGAAACCACGAGCAATCGGTGCTTGCAACGAAAAGATCGCGAAGGAATTCGTTAGGATAATACGCGAAGCCGATGAAAAAGTGTCcttgagaaataaataataatataagaatatatctcGTTCTgtaatttatgtatgtattatgaaTCAATTAAACATAAGGTAGCTCTTAAATATTcgtttattatcgaatatccttgtcaattattttcttttttattttttcccttaagaaaataaacgaaaatagagACGAGACTAATAAGTTCGTAAATCTCGTAACCCACATGACTGCCATAAATATAATCCTTCGTTATATACTGTCGCAGATATGATTGTAGataattagattattatttcttatacgtATACATTATGATACCTTTGTACATAAATACGTCGATCAAAAGTgagataaaagtataaaaattcccaaggctaaagaaaaaaaaggaaaaaaaaaaaaaagaagagaaaaaagaacatcgTTCTAGGAAATACCATTCATATTACTCGAATGACGTGATAGGGAAAATGGCACGCTAACTAAATACttggaaaaagaatgaatgagaaTAGTGGAAATTCAGATGTGAACGTGATCTATTATATTCGAGTGAAGAGATCccgatattttaatatttcgagTTAGTTCGAACGAAAAGGAACACCTTTGTAACACATTAAAATCacattaacattataaataaggttacatgtgtgtgcgtatgcgTGTGCATGTGCGTGTGTTTATACACGATTTACAATACGTACTTTAGTCGAAAGTaacgttttatattaattccaCACTcatacttctttctcttttacatattAACTGCACTTGCTCGCTAGATCAAGCAAggtttcttcgttcgtttaaGGCATCGTTGTCGATCAAGTCAGAGTGTTTGTGGGAGTGTCAATATTAATCAAGTGTTCTAACAGTCACGAAGCAGAAGCGAAATGATCGATATAGACGAATGTTATAATTCAGCGAGTGAATTAGTTATGTTAGCAGGCGAGGtaagtgaaaatatttttcttggaaatatatatataaattatgaaaaacgaaataaaaatcatactaTTAAAGGTCATGGTCACGGTAATCCTCACTAATAtgtagaataaataatatatttattcagtaTGAAacgtgtaatatataaaaacatgtTTCActgtcatttatattattcgtctgatttttagataatacaaaattctatcaacaaaaagaaaactacgCAATGTAAAAGTATTGATTGGGATCTTGTTACTGAGTATGACCataagatagaaaatgaaataatcaaaCAATTAACTCAAAGATTTCCATCTCATAAGTATGTTTGATTAATGACTAATAACAAtctataaagagagagagagaaagtgagagataATACATCTTTAATTTTCAGATTTATTGGAGAAGAAAGCGTAGCAAAGGATGGATTACCAAAATTGACAAACGATCCAACATGGATAATAGATCCTATAGATGGCACTACAAATTTTGTACATCAATTTCCACATACGTGCATTTCCTTAgctcttttaataaataaaaaagcagaGATAGGAATAGTTTATAATCCTATcatgaaacaatttttttctgcGAAAAAAAACTGTGGAGCATTCCTTAATGGAAAACCGATACAGACATCTCATATACAAAGTAACAACGAttacttactattattatatttaaaaattattttctatgtagagatcaaaattagaataaataattttgctataatatattatctataatgtattatataagataatatatttttgataaaagatattaagaCTTATACAATGTTTCTAGATTTATCTGAAGCATTAGTTGCTATGGAACCATGGCTTGCCAAAGACAGAACATATTTAGTCAGTGTATATACTAGAATGCATGCTTTAATTCAAGGAACCCATGGgtaaatacataaaagaattaaatatgtaatttaatattatatcttattaataattattaatattttcttatttgtagAATACGATCATTAGGAACCGCAGCACTTACATTATGTTATGTTGCAATGGGTGCTGTTGAAGCATATCATATTGAAGGAATAGATGCTTGGGATGTAGCCGCAggcaaattaataatagaagaagCAGGAGGAATTGTGATAAGTACAAATGGTATACAATAAGCAAAAATCTTTCATTTGttgaattataaaagtatGTGTAATCATGATATTAAATTAGTCTTATTTTTATAGGCGATGAATTAGATCTAATGATTCCAAAAGTTATAGCAGCTTGCAATCAATCCATTGCAGAGCAACTTGTTGAACTTTTTAAAGAAGCAGATTTAAAAtctattaacaaaaatttgtattaaatataagtataagtgtatatatttagttaagaaataacattttatattttatgaattgtattatatatttgtttaacgataaataagaattattttatattttctatcttattaaatatttttaatagttaaTTATAGCAATCATTTGAATACCATCAGTAGCATTTATTCCATCAATATATGAatgtaattatcatattttcttgtaatatacaaataatattatataataatataatattatataatataatataatagtatatttgtaatatataaaaagaaacaaaaaaaaatataaaaaagaaacattgtaTATGTCACATAAGtcacaatattttataagaaatgatAAGAATGAAATACCTGAGGACCCATATTGGGTGGCATTTGCTGTGGATGAGGTGGATAATTTTGTTGTTGTGATGGTGGTTGTTGTGGAGGTTGTGACATAGGAGGACCTCCTGGCGGCATTGGTGGCCCACCTTGATATCCTTGCGTTGGACTATGTGGATGATGTTGTGGCGGGCCCATAGGACTGCCTTGAGGATTAGATGGAGATGGAGCTTGCTGTGGAGGACCCATTGGACTTGGAGCTTGTGGCGGTGGCATAGGAGATGATTGCGGCGATGGACTCGCCATATTGCTACAGTCAGACTCCAGCTTACTCAATAATTATATCCTACACAAATGTcatgttaaattaataatttaaattatatattataattatactttgtTTGGAATGATAAAGTATCAGTTTCTATTTTGCTAATCTATTGCCTTGCTTCAACGATAACAATCTccaaaaagtaaattttttgataaattttatatttaaatatattcaatgatagttattttaaattctatttgcATTACGCGCGTTACTAATTATCACTGCACTTTCTTGCCAAATAAATATCCAACAAGctactgtaaaaaaaaaactgttaaTACCAACACAACAAACGCGCacacaataatttatttatattctccaataatcataaaaaacaaacataaCCAATAAAGCCGCTTCGAATTCGtataaattctaaataaatcGACAGAGTATTAAAACTTGAATATTCTTTTCGTTTGTCGAAAATTCATCGAACCTTTCGCAGGCTTATAATTACATGTTGAATTTAACGTACCGTTTATAAGACCAGCTTAAAATGACGAGAAAAAAACACAAAGAACTCCAATGATCCTAGAACAAATCTTCCCAGTTTTTCTACGGGTAATTATCCAAAAATATTACACTGTATCCAGAAACACTGATGAATGCAAGCAACCGGCCATCTTGATTTCAAGCTTCCGTAAGGCTAGTCATTGAGTCATAATGTCGCCCATTTCTTCAGGTTATTCGATTTTGTAAACTTTTTTAGACTTTTATCTAATATTCCTACCTTTTCCAAAATGATCTTTTAAGAAACGgcgttaaaaatataaaataaaatgccGATGGAATTGTcacaaattgatttttaataacgtaaaGAACGTTCGCATGACAACGATCGTTTCGTGATAGAACGACCGTAGAGTAATGGTCATTCGacatgataaatttaattataattgaattgCGGCGATGATTACATATTCCATTAtataaaacgaacaaaaaattgagcaacgataaaataaatattcaagatCCATTCGTAATTGTTCGattgatatatgtaaatattttcaatcaagTTTAACGTGTCTCTCTGCGTGTACAAAGAGctcatgcacacacacacacgcgcgcgcgtgaTTCGATCCTTCGACTGCATTTAACCATTTCAGGTTGTAGAGTTTCTATAAAAATGGTTCTCATTAAAAATTGTCTGACATTAACAAgaactatattattatcgagaaaTAACGCAAATTTACATGTTAAAGTTAATTATAGTCAAGACAGTGAGTATCATAATGTTAACCTTAgttaatcttaataatttaataggttattattttattatgtaagtTTTCATTTGTCTAAcaacttattcttattatttctatgttttataatgatattatgaataatataaacatgCCATCGTATTgtgtattacattttttaaattaattgttatcctttttatatttattttatttttcccttaaGTAAAGCCATATCTCTACAAGTGGAGAGCTAAAAAAAATGTGCCAAcaacagaagaagaagtgaaGGATGTAGctggaaaatataatttacatcCACGGGAATATAAAGCTTATGAACCGGATGGATTTGGATTTGGTGATTATCCAAAACTTCCATATATAGGAGGTGATGCGAAAGATTCAAATTATCCCTGGGATTTTCCTGAATTCAagagaaattttaatgaaccGGTAATTATTAAAGTGGAATTGaaacttttcaaattttatagatttttatgttaatatcatatttcttAGGTACATATTGAGGAAGATCAAATAGGAGAAGACCGTTATGCTGCTGGAGTTCGAACTCCACTATCAGGTTTAGAAGTAGTTACGATGTTTGTTGGTACAATGACAATTTTAGGAATTTTTTATTGGATTTTTGAGTATTATCCTTGGTTCCAATGTGTGGTAAGCtccttaatataaaaatgatctatatctatcatatattatttataaatatatttatggtttttttttctagatggAGAAACAATACCCTAAAGCTGGTGTAACACATTATACCTTCGAATCACcacgttaattataaaatataaaatattacaatgttTTGTAGATGTCATAaatgatgtatgtataaaaaatatatttatgaaattcatcatttttattcatatttattaatatttaatgaaaatatttctgttATATAAGAAATGCAGAATTTTATCAATGATCTGCATAGAATAAGTAAAATAGCATATAGTTTTACATCTCGATACTAGTTCGTCAATGACATTTAGCGCCCTCAGTGACTAAATTTTAAAACTTGTATGTAATATTTGTGCGGTCATTGACGagatttatcgttaattatacgatttttattcgtGATACTTTGTAAGAATCATTTTAAGAGTAAAGTGATGTTGT
This sequence is a window from Vespa crabro chromosome 9, iyVesCrab1.2, whole genome shotgun sequence. Protein-coding genes within it:
- the LOC124426963 gene encoding inositol monophosphatase 2-like isoform X3 → MWKSIYRRHLRNQISLLKKIRTKQTSRISNRTVTLTKVSFSTIMANDQDISKYFEFAKNLTLEAGKLIKNVDDTEKVVETKWIEKDLVTNFDHKIEEFLINALNKEFPDHKFIAEETIGLSILPELTDSPTWLIDPIDELKKSLLAFEVGSLRMYKNRDIALGRFLALFEASQAIRNVGSAALSMAYVAKGVIDCFQMDGLQPWDVAAGMIIVSEAGGTLLDSKGGPFNLMKPNTVVASTTQLACEMTKLIVDTDLKTQRKRLRRT
- the LOC124426968 gene encoding NADH dehydrogenase [ubiquinone] 1 beta subcomplex subunit 8, mitochondrial, coding for MVLIKNCLTLTRTILLSRNNANLHVKVNYSQDIKPYLYKWRAKKNVPTTEEEVKDVAGKYNLHPREYKAYEPDGFGFGDYPKLPYIGGDAKDSNYPWDFPEFKRNFNEPVHIEEDQIGEDRYAAGVRTPLSGLEVVTMFVGTMTILGIFYWIFEYYPWFQCVMEKQYPKAGVTHYTFESPR
- the LOC124426963 gene encoding inositol monophosphatase 3-like isoform X1, with amino-acid sequence MWKSIYRRHLRNQISLLKKIRTKQTSRISNRTVTLTKVSFSTIMANDQDISKYFEFAKNLTLEAGKLIKNVDDTEKVVETKWIEKDLVTNFDHKIEEFLINALNKEFPDHKFIAEETIGLSILPELTDSPTWLIDPIDGTVNFVHSFSQYCISVGLAICKEIVLGIIYNPINCELYTAKKGQGAFLNEKPIRVSKVTELKKSLLAFEVGSLRMYKNRDIALGRFLALFEASQAIRNVGSAALSMAYVAKGVIDCFQMDGLQPWDVAAGMIIVSEAGGTLLDSKGGPFNLMKPNTVVASTTQLACEMTKLIVDTDLKTQRKRLRRT
- the LOC124426963 gene encoding inositol monophosphatase 2-like isoform X2; protein product: MANDQDISKYFEFAKNLTLEAGKLIKNVDDTEKVVETKWIEKDLVTNFDHKIEEFLINALNKEFPDHKFIAEETIGLSILPELTDSPTWLIDPIDGTVNFVHSFSQYCISVGLAICKEIVLGIIYNPINCELYTAKKGQGAFLNEKPIRVSKVTELKKSLLAFEVGSLRMYKNRDIALGRFLALFEASQAIRNVGSAALSMAYVAKGVIDCFQMDGLQPWDVAAGMIIVSEAGGTLLDSKGGPFNLMKPNTVVASTTQLACEMTKLIVDTDLKTQRKRLRRT
- the LOC124426966 gene encoding inositol monophosphatase 1-like; translation: MIDIDECYNSASELVMLAGEIIQNSINKKKTTQCKSIDWDLVTEYDHKIENEIIKQLTQRFPSHKFIGEESVAKDGLPKLTNDPTWIIDPIDGTTNFVHQFPHTCISLALLINKKAEIGIVYNPIMKQFFSAKKNCGAFLNGKPIQTSHIQNLSEALVAMEPWLAKDRTYLVSVYTRMHALIQGTHGIRSLGTAALTLCYVAMGAVEAYHIEGIDAWDVAAGKLIIEEAGGIVISTNGDELDLMIPKVIAACNQSIAEQLVELFKEADLKSINKNLY